One window from the genome of Glycine soja cultivar W05 chromosome 12, ASM419377v2, whole genome shotgun sequence encodes:
- the LOC114379802 gene encoding protein transport protein Sec61 subunit alpha-like, translating into MGGGFRVLHLVRPFLSFLPEVQTADRKVPFREKVIYTVISLFIFLVCSQLPLYGIHSTTGADPFYWMRVILASNRGTVMELGITPIVTSGLVMQLLAGSKIIEVDNNVREDRALLNGAQKLLGILIAVGEAVAYVLSGMYGSVGQLGVGNAILIILQLCFAGIIVICLDELLQKGYGLGSGISLFIATNICENIIWKAFSPTTINSGRGAEFEGAVIALFHLLITRTDKVRALREAFYRQNLPNVTNLLATVLIFLIVIYFQGFRVVLPVRSKNARGQQGSYPIKLFYTSNMPIILQSALVSNLYFISQLLHRKYSGNFFVDLLGKWKESEYGGGQSVPVGGIAYYITAPSSLADMAANPFHALFYLVFMLSACALFSKTWIEVSGSSARDVAKQLKEQQMVMPGHRESNLQKELNRYIPTAAAFGGICIGALTVLADFMGAIGSGTGILLAVTIIYQYFETFEKERASELGFFGF; encoded by the exons ATGGGAGGTGGGTTTAGAGTGCTACACTTAGTTAGACCTTTTCTCTCGTTCCTACCTGAAGTTCAGACTGCTGATAGGAAAGTGCCATTTAGAGAGAAGGTCATATATACTGTGATCTCTCTGTTCATTTTCCTTGTTTGCAGTCAGCTTCCTCTGTATGGAATACACTCAACAACAGGTGCTGATCCATTCTATTGGATGCGTGTTATCCTTGCTTCAAACCGTGGAACTGTTATGGAGCTGGGAATCACCCCTATTGTGACATCTGGGCTGGTAATGCAACTTTTGGCTGGATCGAAGATCATTGAAGTGGACAACAATGTACGGGAGGATCGTGCACTCTT AAATGGTGCACAGAAGCTACTTGGCATCTTGATAGCTGTTGGTGAAGCAGTTGCATATGTTCTTTCTGGAATGTATGGTAGTGTTGGTCAACTTGGAGTGGGAAATGCCATCCTCATCATCCTCCAGCTCTGTTTTGCAGGTATTATTGTGATATGTTTGGATGAGCTCCTTCAGAAAGGGTATGGTTTAGGATCTGGAATTTCTCTGTTCATTGCCACTAATATATG TGAAAACATCATATGGAAAGCATTTAGCCCCACCACCATTAACAGTGGACGTGGAGCTGAATTTGAGGGTGCTGTCATTGCTCTATTCCATTTGTTGATAACTAGAACAGACAAGGTTCGTGCCCTTCGTGAAGCATTTTACCGGCAAAACCTTCCCAATGTGACAAATCTGCTTGCTACCGTTTTGATCTTCCTAATTGTGATATACTTCCAAGGATTCCGTGTGGTTTTGCCTGTGAGATCAAAGAATGCCCGTGGACAGCAGGGGTCGTATCCAATCAAGTTATTTTATACCTCCAACATGCCCATTATTCTTCAGTCTGCCCTTGTTTCCAATCTCTACTTCATTTCTCAG CTTCTACACAGAAAGTACAGTGGAAACTTCTTTGTAGATCTATTGGGCAAATGGAAGGAGTCTGAATATGGAGGTGGTCAGTCTGTTCCTGTTGGTGGTATTGCATACTACATCACTGCACCTTCCAG cttAGCTGATATGGCAGCCAATCCTTTCCATGCGTTATTCTACCTTGTGTTTATGTTGTCAGCCTGTGCCTTGTTCTCTAAAACTTGGATTGAAGTCTCTGGTTCATCTGCTAGAGATGTTGCAAAGCAGCTCAAG GAACAACAAATGGTAATGCCTGGACATCGGGAGTCAAACTTGCAGAAAGAACTGAACCGATACATTCCCACTGCCGCAGCATTTGGAGGCATATGTATTGGTGCCCTGACTGTGTTGGCAGATTTCATGGGGGCAATTGGCTCAGGGACAGGAATATTGCTTGCAGTAACAATCATCTATCAGTACTTCGAGACATTTGAGAAGGAGAGAGCTAGCGAGCTTGGCTTCTTTGGTTTCTAA